CTTCAAGCCCTTAGCGAACTAGGCGCCACCAGTGGTCTGCTACAAGTAAAACTTGGAAGCAATAGCAGTCGACGAGAGTTCCTGACGCGGCAGGCCAGTTTTCTCGAAGCCAAGCTGGCAAGTGGAAAGCCTCATATAGTCGAGTGCTTCGTTGACGTTTTCGGTTTCTCGCGAGGTGCAGCACAAGCGCGGGTTTTCTGCAGTTGGCTGAATGAACTACTCGTCGGAGGCCGTCTAGCCGGCGTACCGATACGATTTCGCTTTCTGGGAATTTTCGACACTGTTGCATCTGCCGGGTTCTGGTCGGGAGGATCAGCCTTGATCAGGAACTCAACAGGTGGCCATGGCGCGTGGGCCAGTGCGGAGTCATTGCGCGTACCGGCTTCGGTTCTAAATTGCGTCCACATGGTCGCAATGCACGAGCTCAGACGGAACTTCCCCCTGGACGAAATCGGCGTCGGTGGAAAACTGCAACCGGGATGGGTCCAGCATGTGTATCCCGGTGCACACAGTGATGTTGGCGGTGGCTATCGGCCGGGCGAACTCGGCATCTCAATAGGTTCCGATTCCCTGAAACTTTCTCAAATTCCTCTGAATCACATGCTGGACTGCGCCGTAGCAGCCGGTGTGCCGGTGAGCCGCACTCGTTCGACGCCCGATCGTTATGATCCGTTCGCGATCCACTCGGACTTGGCCAAAGCGTACGACGCATTCATTTCAGACTCCACGTTGACTCCGCGTCCAGTATATGAATGGCTCCAGCCCTACCTGAACTGGCGTTGGGAGGTGCGCGACCGATTTCACGCGACGAATCAGGTCAAGAGAGCAAGCCAGCAGGAGAGAGAGATCTTGATCACGTTTAATAATAGCCTGGTGAGTGGCGCCGCCGCCATGCTGCGATCCTCTGGAATGGGCTTCTTACGGCGAGGATTCGCAGTCGCAACCGACTACCTTAATGTCGGGGCAAGAAACGACTTGCTTAAAACCTCGGTGTTGGAACCGGAAGCGCGCGACGTGCTTGCGCTGGCTCAGCGCGCCAAACCGGCGCCACCGTCGTTCGTCACGCTGTTTGACAATTATGTCCACGATTCACTCGCCGGATTCAATAAATCGAGTGTGGAATTGACAGGCTACTGGCGGTATCGACGAGTCTTTCTTGGTAACGATGAACACGTCCTGGCCGCGAACGAGAATGTGGACACGGAACGTAATCTTGCGTAATGAATTTGGAGAGCTGTCATGAAAGACCAACAAGGGCGCGGCATTATCCGCCTCGGCGACAAGACGACGCACGGTGGAAAAGTCATCTCGGCGGCCGACGATTATGTTGTGCTCGGCAAACCCGTCGCCGTCGAAGGTGACGCGACCTACTGTCCCAAATGTAAGGGCAGCTTCCCGATCCAGCCGAGTGGAAGCACCCGCAAACACCGCAATAAACAGGTCGCTTACGATCAGGACGCAACGGCCTGCGGCGCCAAACTCATTTCGTCGCTGTAATGGAGGCCGGACCATGCCGACGGATGCCGCTTCCTGTATCGCCCCATGGACTGCGAGACGATGGGTTGCATGCTCTGACCGCCCATGAAGACCGCTTCGACGGTCTATGGTAAGTCGGC
This genomic stretch from Massilia sp. 9096 harbors:
- a CDS encoding DUF2235 domain-containing protein, translated to MDASIGIYKLYVPGVGTKFPEIGEDSESLLGSGCAFGCEGRVIFGLLGVFNAIHHRCHNKYLLEKNSILALCRNSMSVTDSNDLQALSELGATSGLLQVKLGSNSSRREFLTRQASFLEAKLASGKPHIVECFVDVFGFSRGAAQARVFCSWLNELLVGGRLAGVPIRFRFLGIFDTVASAGFWSGGSALIRNSTGGHGAWASAESLRVPASVLNCVHMVAMHELRRNFPLDEIGVGGKLQPGWVQHVYPGAHSDVGGGYRPGELGISIGSDSLKLSQIPLNHMLDCAVAAGVPVSRTRSTPDRYDPFAIHSDLAKAYDAFISDSTLTPRPVYEWLQPYLNWRWEVRDRFHATNQVKRASQQEREILITFNNSLVSGAAAMLRSSGMGFLRRGFAVATDYLNVGARNDLLKTSVLEPEARDVLALAQRAKPAPPSFVTLFDNYVHDSLAGFNKSSVELTGYWRYRRVFLGNDEHVLAANENVDTERNLA
- a CDS encoding PAAR domain-containing protein; this translates as MKDQQGRGIIRLGDKTTHGGKVISAADDYVVLGKPVAVEGDATYCPKCKGSFPIQPSGSTRKHRNKQVAYDQDATACGAKLISSL